In the Phaseolus vulgaris cultivar G19833 chromosome 7, P. vulgaris v2.0, whole genome shotgun sequence genome, one interval contains:
- the LOC137829777 gene encoding F-box/LRR-repeat protein 17-like, which yields MQVTAALPPVHGGDVAADGKRAKKRGSYNCGRCGLPKKGHNCTIKTPVSASVTPAPPDSSLSVVSIPSSASSGLRNLPTTLRRALSFDDLDERGSGFDRSELEERADADLFSETDPDLDLDANLCGLPGNLLWDVMKRLPPAGLLSAARVCRGWRETAKRIWRAAEELKLRVPINVTVGFVASMLQKCPGIVRLSLRMESDFDSTMLACVAFSCPNLEYMEISTFDSASIRINGDELGRFVADKKGLKTLKMEGCSNLGGFVLCSYSLSTLWLSDLHSLSKMVFNCPQLREISLEFSCQENDTTDLTTMIEGLGRSCPRLQNIHIASERLSHSAVLALTAAQLRGLRMLSLVLGSEITDASVAAISSSYPNLELLDLSGSGVSDSGISMICNVFPDTLTRLLLALCPNVTSSGIQFATFQLPLLEIMDCGMTICDPNMQNPAADEDNCKLQKTSGSNVHLINQKLIIKHSRLRKLSFWGCTGLDALYLNCPRLIDLNLNSCTNLHPGRLLLQCPTLENVHASGCQDMLIGAIQSQVRDASFAAMENHSPSKRLPDGSKRVRVPHLLSEESPEPEKKRRRIERQHCNVLLG from the exons ATGCAAGTAACCGCCGCGCTTCCACCTGTCCACGGCGGAGATGTCGCCGCTGATGGCAAGCGTGCCAAAAAGCGTGGCAGTTACAACTGTGGTCGCTGTGGCCTCCCAAAGAAAGGCCACAACTGCACCATCAAGACTCCTGTCTCGGCTTCTGTCACTCCTGCCCCTCCCGATTCCTCTCTCTCCGTGGTATCCATTCCTTCTTCTGCCTCTTCCGGCCTTCGAAATCTTCCCACGACCCTCCGTCGGGCGCTGTCTTTTGACGATCTTGATGAACGCGGTTCTGGATTCGATCGGTCCGAACTGGAAGAAAGAGCGGACGCGGATTTGTTTTCTGAAACCGATCCCGATCTGGATCTGGACGCCAATTTGTGCGGACTGCCGGGGAACCTCCTATGGGATGTGATGAAGAGGCTGCCGCCGGCAGGGCTGCTGTCCGCCGCGAGGGTGTGCCGTGGCTGGAGGGAGACCGCCAAGAGGATATGGAGAGCGGCTGAGGAGTTGAAACTTAGGGTTCCGATCAATGTTACAGTTGGGTTTGTTGCCTCGATGTTGCAGAAATGTCCTGGGATTGTGAGACTCTCCCTTAGGATGGAGAG TGATTTTGATTCAACTATGTTGGCTTGCGTTGCCTTCTCGTGCCCTAATCTTGAGTATATGGAGATCTCCACGTTCGATTCTGCATCCATTCGAATCAATGG GGATGAACTAGGCCGGTTTGTTGCTGATAAAAAAGGCCTCAAAACCCTCAAGATGGAAGGTTGTTCTAACCTGGGGGGTTTTGTCCTCTGTTCGTATAGTCTTTCTACACTCTGGTTATCAGATTTGCACTCTCTCTCTAAGATG GTATTTAATTGTCCCCAATTGAGGGAGATTTCCTTGGAGTTTTCTTGCCAAGAAAATGATACTACAGATCTCACCACTATGATTGAAGGCTTGGGGAGAAGTTGCCCGAGATTGCAAAACATACATATAGCTTCAGAACGGCTTTCACATTCTGCTGTGCTTGCTCTTACAGCTGCTCAGTTGAG GGGGCTGCGAATGCTTTCTCTTGTTCTTGGGTCTGAAATAACTGATGCATCTGTTGCTGCAATTTCCTCAAGCTATCCAAATCTTGAACTGCTTGATCTCAGTGG GTCTGGTGTTAGTGACAGTGGCATTAGTATGATTTGCAATGTGTTCCCTGATACTCTGACAAGACTCCTTCTTGCTCTTTGCCCCAACGTGACTTCAA GTGGTATTCAGTTTGCGACATTTCAGTTGCCGCTCCTTGAAATTATGGACTGTGGCATGACCATATGTGATCCTAATATGCAAAATCCAGCTGCAGACGAAGACAACTGCAAATTACAGAAGACGTCTGGCTCTAATGTACACCTTATAAACCAAAAACTAATAATCAAACACAGCCGTCTAAGGAAACTCAGTTTCTGGGGCTGCACAGGCTTAGAC GCCCTGTATTTAAACTGCCCACGACTTATTGATTTGAATCTGAATTCTTGTACAAATTTGCATCCAG GAAGACTTTTGCTCCAGTGTCCCACTTTGGAAAATGTGCATGCATCAGGTTGTCAGGATATGTTAATAGGCGCCATACAGAGTCAG GTTCGTGATGCTTCTTTTGCTGCTATGGAAAACCATTCACCTTCTAAACGTCTACCTGATGGCTCCAAAAGGGTTCGGGTTCCACATTTACTAAGCGAGGAG TCCCCTGAACCTGAAAAAAAACGGAGGAGGATCGAGAGACAGCATTGTAATGTGCTTCTGGGCTGA